One region of Natronorubrum aibiense genomic DNA includes:
- the deoC gene encoding deoxyribose-phosphate aldolase, whose protein sequence is MDRSELAPLIDHTVLGPETTPDDVRRTLDDAAEWGMNACIPPYALEMATEYAPDVTLATVVGFPHGQNDHDVKRREGVLAWKAGADELDVVINVGRLKAGDDDAVRDELAELVAAVPIPVKVILETALLTDAEIDRACEAATAADAAMVKTSTGFSEGGATIAAVERMHEYLPVKASGGIGSYDEAIAMLEAGAERIGASSGVAILEGAPSP, encoded by the coding sequence ATGGACCGCTCCGAGCTCGCCCCCCTGATCGATCACACCGTCCTCGGCCCCGAGACCACGCCGGACGACGTCCGACGGACGCTCGACGACGCCGCCGAATGGGGAATGAACGCCTGTATCCCGCCGTACGCCCTCGAGATGGCGACCGAGTACGCACCCGACGTCACGCTCGCGACCGTCGTCGGGTTTCCACACGGCCAGAACGACCACGACGTGAAACGCCGGGAGGGCGTCCTCGCCTGGAAGGCCGGCGCGGACGAACTCGACGTCGTCATCAACGTCGGTCGCCTGAAAGCCGGCGATGACGACGCCGTCAGAGACGAACTCGCCGAACTCGTCGCCGCGGTTCCGATCCCGGTCAAAGTAATCCTCGAGACCGCGCTGTTGACCGACGCCGAGATCGATCGAGCCTGCGAGGCCGCCACCGCGGCCGACGCGGCGATGGTCAAAACCTCGACCGGCTTCTCGGAAGGTGGGGCGACCATCGCAGCCGTCGAACGGATGCACGAGTATCTGCCCGTCAAAGCCAGCGGCGGCATCGGCAGCTACGACGAGGCGATCGCCATGCTCGAGGCCGGTGCCGAACGGATCGGGGCCTCGAGCGGTGTGGCCATTCTGGAGGGCGCGCCGTCGCCGTAG